The Synechocystis sp. PCC 6714 genome includes the window TCCGGGAGCAGACCAGAGCTGCGGTGGGGGTTAGTCCCGATCGCCGTAGGGTTTGGCCAGCTTTTGTCAGGGAGGTTGGATTACCCGTTAACAAAAGGCTTGTTGAGGAAGGGGGCAAAGGATAAAGCCGGAAAGTAATTTGGGAAATAAACCCCAGCGTGCCGTAGGAACCAATGAAAAGTTTCATCAAGTCGTAGCCGGCCACGTTTTTTACCACCCGTCCCCCGGCCTTTGCCAGTTGCCCATCCCAGCGGACAAAGGAAAAACCCAACACCAAGTCCCGCACTCCCCCATACCTTTGTTGCCAGGGCCCAGCACAACCTGTGGCCATAATGCCTCCCACCGTTGCCTGGCCATGGTAAAGGGGATCAAGGGGCAAAAACTGCTGATGGGATTGCAAAAAAGCTTGTAAATCTTTGAGTTTTACCCCCGCTTCCACCGTCACCGTCAAATCCGCCACCGCATGGTCAACAATGCGATTTAAATTATTACTGCTCACTAGCAACTGCACCGGCCTAGCCAAACCGCCCCAGCTCAACTTAGTCTGATTGCCGCAAGGGATTAGGGGCCAATGGTTTTTCTGACATTCACCCAGTAAAGACTGCAATTCCCCCTGACTGGTTGGGGCCACCCAATGGCTAGGGGCATTACCCGGTTCGGCCAAGGTTCCGGCGATCGCCGTTTGTTGACGGGAAGATAAATCCTCCAGGGAACCGCTGGGGCTGTGGGGAAAATCTTGGGGTAAAAAAGGCAGAGAGGCAACAGCCATGGACATTGATAAAAAGAAATAATAACCCCAAAATTGTTAATTACAGCGCTGATCTTAACGCAGTTTAACTATTGATTGAGTGGAAAATTTAGGGTCGCATATTCTTGGACGATAGCATAATATTCCACGGTAGTTGCTAGAATTTGTCTAGGGGTAAGGGAGACTACGCCACCATTGTCCCCCAGTTGAACAGATTAAATTTTTATACCGCCCCTGAGAGGTCGATGTTATCCTCCGAAAACGCCACTATTTTTATCATTGATGATAGCCCTTTAAATCTCAACGTTCTCCGTCGTTTTATGGAAAGCTTGGGCTGGCAAGTATTCACCGCCGAAGATGGTGCAACGGGCATTGCCGAGATTCTCAAAGTAAGGCCAGACATAATCATCTTGGACGTTATGATGCCCAGCATGGATGGCTTTGAAGTTTGCCGTCGCCTCAAAGAGGTGCCAGCCACAGCAAAAATTCCCATCGTTTTTCTTTCGGCCCTCGCCGACCAGGAAAGTATTGTCAAAGGATTGGAATTAGGGGCGGTAGATTATATTCGTAAACCTTTCCAGCAAGCAGAAATTATCACTCGTTTGCAATTACGACTCAAACTATACCAAGCAAACCAAGCCCTACTCCAAAAGAACCAAGAATTAGAAGAACAAATTCAAAAAACAGAACGGGCCCAGGCAGCTTTAATGCAATCAGAAATTAACTTTACCGTTGCCTTTAACCAAAGCCCTGATCCCATTTTTATTTATGGCTGTAGTAGTGGCTGCATCATGGATGTTAACCAGCAATTTTGTCGGTTCTTTGGTCTAAATAAGCAGGACTTAGTGGGGATAAGTCGTCAACAGTTTTATTTCTGGGCTGATGAGCAACAAAGGCAAAGTTTTTTAAGGGACTTATTATTGTGGCAAAAAGATAGCCAGCTCAAGTTTAAAAATCGCGAAGTGGAAGTGTATGATCATGAAAAACAAATTCGAACGATGCTACTGTCTGGGGAGCCAATAGAATTTAACCAGGTGGATTGTTTGCTATTTGTTATGCGGGACATCACCGAACGAAGAAAAGCAGAAAAACAGCTAAAAATCCTTTCCCAAGCCTGTGAGCAAAGCCCCGCTTCCATTGTCATTACCGATGTTGAGGGAAATATTACTTATGTCAATCCCAAGTTTGAGGAAATTTCTGGTTATAGCATGGAAGAGGTATTAGGGTGCAACCCGAGAATTTTAAAATCCGGTGATAAAACCAAAGATGATTATGAATTTATGTGGCACACTTTGGCCGCCGGTCGCAATTGGCATGGGGAGTTCCATAACCGCAGAAAAAATGGCGAATTGTATTGGGAAAGAGCTTCTATTTCTGCTATTTGTGATCAACAAGGCATTATCACCCACTATGTGGCTGTTAAGGAGGATATTACCAAAGAAAAACAACAAACAGCAGCCCTCTTTCACCAGGCCCATTATGATCATTTAACCGGTTTGCCTAACCGTATTTTGGCCAAAGATCGTCTCCAGCAAGCGATTGAATCAGCCCTGCGCCATAAGCATTTAGTCGGCTTAATGTTTTTGGATTTGGACAATTTTAAAAAGGTCAATGACACCCTTGGCCATGATGGAGGGGACCAGTTGCTAGTGGAGGTATCGGAAAGACTACAAAGGGCCCTGCGTCAAACCGATACGGTGGCCCGTTTGGGGGGTGATGAATTTCTCATCATCCTTGACCAGGTTTCCCACAGTCGTAAGTTAATGGCGATCGCCCAGCGATTGTTAGGGGTGATGCGACAACCGGTCAATTTGCAAGGTACGGAATTTTTTGTCCACGGCAGCATTGGTATTACTGTATTTCCCGATGATGGTCTCCAGGCCAATGTGCTGTTACGGAATGCGGACACTGCTATGTATGCGGCCAAGGTGGCCGGGCGGAATATGTTTCGTTTTTTCACCCCCCACATGAATCAGGCGGCCCAAAAGAGAATGGCGATGGAGTCGGAGTTACGACAGGCCTTATCATCCCAGGAATTTAAAATTTTCTATCAGCCCATTGTCAACCTCGAATCGGGGAAAATTGTCGGAGCAGAGGCCCTAATGCGCTGGCATAATCAGCACCTGGGGCTAGTGCCGCCGGATCAATTCATTCCCATGGCGGAAGAAGTGGGCTTAATTGTCGAGTTGGGGGAATGGTTGTTAGACCATGTCTGTCGTCAGGTGGCCCATTGGCATGTCCTATTAGACGATGAATTTTTCTGGCTATCGGTTAATGTTTCGCCGAGGCAGTTAAAGGATAGCTATTTTACTACTATTCTGCGGGAGTTTTTGCAACGTTATCAAGTGCGCCCAGAGTGGTTAGAACTGGAAATTACGGAAAATTTAATCCTAGAAGAAAATAGCGATCTCTTAAAAAATTTAAGCGATCTAGAACAGGAAAATATTGCCCTTTCCCTAGATGATTTTGGTACAGGCTACAGTTCTTTAAACTATTTGCGTAAGTTTAACTTTAATTCCCTCAAAATTGATCGTTGCTTCGTGGAATTGTTGCCCCAGGACAATAATACTGGCGGTTTGGTGCGGGCAATTATTGCTATGGCTCACCATCTAGGACTTAAGGTGATTGCCGAAGGCATTGAAACCTCAGCCCAGTGGAATTTTCTCCGGGCGGAAGGCTGTGACTATGGCCAAGGCTATCTATTCAGTCCGGCGATCGCCGTGGAAGAATGGGAAAGCCTGTGGCAGAAGCAACCGTTCTCCCCCTGATTCCGGTAGGATGGGATCAGCCAAAATCCGGGGTGAAGTTCTGGGTTATCGGCCTAGTTGGATTAGCTTGAGGGGGAAGGGGAGCCATGGTGCAACCAGCTTTAGAAATGGGGTTCAAAACTTTCTTGAAAAAGCCCTTTGTGGTGGGAGGAATTAGCCTATCGGTCTTGCTTTGGTTTTGGTCTGCTAGCCACCCTGCCCAGCAACCATGGCAACAGTGGGAGTTATGGATTTTATCTGGTTTAGGATTAGTTATTTGGCGATGGCGGCGGCGTCCCAACACCATTCTCCAGCGGTGGCAACCATTAACCCCAGAGATGTTGCAAGGGGCAATCGCCCATGGGGAAAAGTTACTAGCTCGTCGTCAGGCCCAGGCACCGGATTTGAACCTGGAAGATTTGGCCCAAAAACTGAAAGCATTGCAACAGCTGGAACCCCAACCCCAAGTATTAAACGGCATCGTATTGGGGGAAAAACGCAGCGGTAAAACTAGTCTCTTAAACCTACTCCCCTCCCAGTTAGCCCAGGATAAAGGGCAAGGGTCTTTAACCCTTAATTGGCAAGTGGTGGCAGCGGAAACCCCTCCGGAAACTATGGCGGAGCTGATGACAGAGGCCCATTGGGTCTTGGTGCTGACCACGGGGGATTTGACCGGCGCCCAGTGGCAGGTGTTGGAGTTTCTACAAGCCCACCATCACCATTGGCAATTACTGTTCAACAAGCAGGACATTTACGCTGATGGCGATCGCCAAACCCTCTGGGATCAGCTACAACATCAAGTCAATCAGTTGGAGAACCCCCACCCAGTTATTCCCATTAGTACTGCCCCCCAACCAATTCAAATCCGTCGCTGTTTAGCGGATGGAGAATGGGAAACTGATCAGCAAGTTCCAGAGCCCAACCTTGGTGACTTGGTAACCCAATTGCAACAGCGGGCTACGGAACACTGGGAATCCCTAGTGCTGGGTCTGCAATGGCGGCGCTGTCAGAGCATTGAACGACAGGCGGAAGAACGTTGGCGGGAAAATCGACGGGCATTGGCCCTGCCTTTGGTGGAACAGGCCCAATGGTTAGCGGCGGGCACGGCTTTAGTTAATCCAGTGGCGAATTTGGATCTCCTCACGGCGATCGCCATTAATGGTCAACTGGTGTGGGATTTGGGGGAACTATACCACCAAAAAGTTTCCCTCTCCCAAGCCCAAACGGTGGCCAAAGAGATGGGAGAAATTTTAATTAAGCTAGGCATGGTGGAACTCTCTACCCAAGCCCTGGGGGCATTGCTCAAAAGTCAGCCCCTCACCTACCTGGCCGGGGGAGCTCTCCAGGGATTGAGTGCTGCCTACCTCACCCGCATTGCCGGTTTAAGCTTGATCACTTTCCTGGAAAGTCAAAGCCCCGACCTGAGTGAGCCCCAATGGGATTGGCAGAAGCTGAGCGCTGTGGTCAAACAAACTTTTGAACAGAATCAGCGGCGGGCAGTATTACAGGGCTTTTTCCACCATGCTCGACAGCAATTAAATCCGGTAAGTCCGGCATCTGTTTAAATTAACTTTTTAGGCCTGCGCCCCTCCATTATCCCCATTCCCTGGGGAAAATTCCCTTTGCTCTTCCGCCTCCTCTATCCCCTCGTTGGTGATGAGATTCAAAAATACGTCTTCCAAAGTAGGACGTAGCCGCTGCATTTCGTACAAATGCCAACCCTGACCAACGATCGCCTGGGCCAATTGTTGGCCAAGTTCCTCCGGTCTGTCACTGCGTACCAAAACTTGCCACCGTTCCTGTTGTTGGGGATGGATTTTAGTTTGCACTTCCCCCACACCGGCCAACGAACCTAAACAAGCGGCGATCGCCGTTCCCTCTGCCCCGGCAACTTCCAATTGATAACTGAGATTACCCCTGAGATCCGCCAATAAATTATCGGGGGTATTGGTGGCCACCACCCGACCTTGGTTAATAATGGTCACCCGGTCACAGGTCATGCTGACCTCGGGCAGAATATGGGTAGAGAGGATAATGGTATGGTCCTGGGCCAGGCTTTTGATTAAATTACGCACCTCAATAATTTGCTTAGGATCTAGTCCCACAGTGGGTTCATCCAAAATAATTACCGCCGGATCGTGAACAATGGCCTGGGCAATGCCCACCCGTTGCTTAAACCCCTTGGACAACTTACGAATCAGAACTTTTCTTTTTTCCGTTAGCTGGCACCTTTCAATGGCCCAGTCCACCCGCTGACGGCGATCGCCTGGGGTTACCCCTTTAATGCTGGCCACAAAGCGCAAAAAACTTTCCACAGTCATATCCCCGTAGAGAGGAGGATTTTCCGGTAGATAACCAATGCGTTTACGCACTGCTAAGGATTGTTCATGGACATCAAACCCCGCTACCCTTACGGTGCCAGTGGTGGCAGGAATGTAGCCCGCCAGAATACGCATGGTGGTGGTTTTTCCCGCTCCATTGGGGCCCAAAAAACCCAGAATTTCACCCTTTTGCACCGAAAAGTCCACATCCTGGATGGCGGTGGTGGAACCATAAACTTTGCTGAGATGTTCAACCTCAATCATGGCGGAGGAGACCAATAAACAACTTGGGTATATTGTGGCAATGTTTTGCCATCCCTAACCCAGTAACGCTTTAGCCCGATCGCCAAAGGCCTGGGCGGTCAGACCGTTATAGCCCATCAGTTGTCCAGCACTGGCGGTGGTTTCCCCCCGTTTCCAGGCAAATAAATCCCTGGGGCAAGCACTGCGGAGCAGAACCGGTTCCAACATAGCCCCACTGCCGCCGGTCACCCCAATCAACGCATCACCACCAAACATTGCGGCAAATTCTGCATCACTCAAAAAGCCACCGTCCGCTTCGGAACAATCCTGCCATTGCACATCGGTGGGACGATATAGCCGCCGGGGGTTGATCACCGAAATTACTTTGACACCGTAGCCTTCACTTTCCAATTGACTGGCCGCCTCTAATACGGGAATTAAAGTCATATCGCCAATCACAGCAAAAACAATGGTTTTGGATCCGGTACTACTGTGCATTACAATGCCACCCTTTTCTAACCCTTCACGGTTTTGTGCAAATGTGGTGCGGATGGGCAAAGGAGACTTACTGGCGGTGATGGGAATGCCCTTATTGCTAGTGGTCAATGCCCAGTCATAGCAAACCTGAATACCATTAGCGTCACAGGGGAAGAGGGGAAAAATATTGCCATTCCGCATCATGGCGGCAAAATAATTCTCAATTTCTGGCCGTTGGTGGGTCCAACCGTTGCGTCCTTGCTCCAACGCTCCCGCCGTAAACAGGGTAATGGTGGAAGGGGTGGGCCGGCGTAATTCTGCCATGGCTTGGGTCACCGTCTGCCAAATGGGCAAACCGTTAATGGCAAAGGATTCGTAGGAACACCAAAGGGTGCGGCCCCCAAATAGGGCTTGGGCGGCGGCCAGACCGGCGCAGGCATCTTCACTCAGGGGTTCGTAAACTTGGCCGTTAGGTTGTTGAAAATAATCTTCATCCACCGTGGGATGGACAATTTTTAGCCCGACGTTGATGTTATTGATGCCGGAAGCGGCGTTCCCGTCGGCGTTGGTAACCACAAAATTGGTATCTTGCTTACCCACGTGGACCACTAATTCTCCCATAGCAGTGGTGGCTACTTGTTTGTCATCGAGGGAAAATTCCTTCAGGGGCAGAGTGCCTAAATCCGCTAGGGGGAGCACCGATTCCGTCACTACGGTTTCAGCCGCTGGGCCACCATGGGAACGCTCAAAATTAGTCCTTACCAATTGCCAAGCTTCTGGAGATAAAGCCCGTTCCTGTAGAGCAGAAACGATATAGTCCTTGTCTAAACTGTCGCCGGGGTAAAGGTTGTGGGATTTAGCTCCGGATTTGTGGACCCCGGCCCCTTTTAGTTGTTTAACAATTAGGACAGTTAACGTGCCTCCCAAGGCCGCTTTGGCCGCTTTATCGGTGGCTTCTAACACCGCTTGGGTAAAGGCTAGGCGTTGCTTAAAGGAAAATTTGGTGCTGTCAACAAAATCCCCGTCTTGATTGCTGTCGTCAAAATCCTTGGCGTTGATCAGAATGACATTTTTAAAACCGTTACCCTGCCAGTAGTTAACCATGGCTTCATTGCTCTGGGTGGAAACCATGCTGTGGTGCTCTTGGCTAAAACCGTTCCACACCAGAATGGGTAGGAAATTGGTGACCTGGGGATAGGCAGTGTGAAAATGACCAAAACTGCTCATGATGTAGGGTTCCCCCAAACCCCCATCTCCAATAGTGACTGGGAATAATACGCCGGGATGAAGTTTTGCCCCAGCCATGGCGAAATGTTGCCCCTGGCCCAAGGGCCCCGCCGGAGCTAGTAAACCGGGAATTTGTCCTGAGAGGTGACCCAATAGGCCGTGCATTTCCCGGAATCGATCGCCAAGGTCTTGGACATTATTAATCCCCATAGCTTCCAGGGAACGATCCAAAAACATGGTGCTGTAAAAACCGGGGGCATGGTGGCCCACTTCCGTCACTGTATTTTTGTAGCCCAACATAACTAGGGAGGCGATCGCCTCTGCAATACTGGCAAAACCGCCGGGGTGGCCCGATTCCTTACTAGCGGTGGTTTGTAGAGTTAAATATCTGAGGGCATCCGCCGCCAATAATGTTTGATACACCGCCTGGGGATCACTGGCAGAACCGATGGCTTTTTCTCCACTGGCGATCGCCGTTTCCTGGCCGTAACGATCAAAATCCGGCAGGTTTTCACCGAAAAAGCGAATTCCTTGGCAAAAAGCAGGGTGGGCGGCAACGGTCATGGGGAAAGATCCTATTCCAGAGAAGAGTAGCGGTTGGGTCTAATTTTACCCCGTTGGGTAACACCAGATAATCCCCTATTCAACAACTAAAAAGAATTGAGAAAAGACTATGAATGCCCAATCCCAATCCTTGATTTTGAAATTCTGTTTGTAAATCCCCCTCACTGCTTAACTACTGTAATTACTGGGGGAATTAGATTTCAGTGAATTCTACGCTGCCGAAGTTTGCAGACATTTAATAATGGAAGCTTTTTCCAATAATCCCACCACTTCCCCGGAGGGTTGCACCACCAACAATTCCGACAGTTTTTGTTGGTCTAACAACTGGGCCACTTCAAACAAAGATTGGTTAGCGTTAACCGTGACCATTTGTTGGGGATATTGCATCAGGCTCTCCACTGTGACGTGGGGCCAGTCGGAAGTGGGTACATGTTTAATATCTTCCGTAGCTAGTACCCCCAGCAGTTGATTGTCGGCACCGATGATTAAGAAGCGTCGCCAGGGGGTTTTACCAATCACATAATCATTAGCAAATTCTCGAATGTTCAACCCAGCAGGGATGATGGGGCTGTTGGGAATGACCGCATCTTCCGCAGTAAAGGCTTCCATTTGATCTTTGACCTGGGCATTGCGGGCGGAGGAACCAGCATTTTGCAACAGGAACCAACCAATCAAAATGGTCCAGAAGCTACCAATGGGCAGAATATTCAAAATGCCTAAGCTACCAATGGCGATCGCCAACCAACCGAAACCTTGACCGACCCGACTGGCAACGAGAATACCTTTATTTTGATTGCCTGTGATTTGCCAAACGATAGATTTGAGCACATTGCCCCCGTCCAACGGCAAACCGGGAATGAGGTTAA containing:
- a CDS encoding FAD-binding oxidoreductase → MAVASLPFLPQDFPHSPSGSLEDLSSRQQTAIAGTLAEPGNAPSHWVAPTSQGELQSLLGECQKNHWPLIPCGNQTKLSWGGLARPVQLLVSSNNLNRIVDHAVADLTVTVEAGVKLKDLQAFLQSHQQFLPLDPLYHGQATVGGIMATGCAGPWQQRYGGVRDLVLGFSFVRWDGQLAKAGGRVVKNVAGYDLMKLFIGSYGTLGFISQITFRLYPLPPSSTSLLLTGNPTSLTKAGQTLRRSGLTPTAALVCSRSLVKALNLGQELGLLLRFQNLEPVVQAQVGEVEKVAQALALESQCFIGQTETGLWQRWENAMTGKNGGNDDGVLCKFGLLPAKAVDFLQQLPGLGYIQLGNGLGWGRFIELDQEQLRQQRQICQDNGGYLTVLEASPNYKKHCDVWGQSGHGLAVMGRLKQQFDPHNLFSPGRFVGGF
- a CDS encoding EAL domain-containing protein yields the protein MLSSENATIFIIDDSPLNLNVLRRFMESLGWQVFTAEDGATGIAEILKVRPDIIILDVMMPSMDGFEVCRRLKEVPATAKIPIVFLSALADQESIVKGLELGAVDYIRKPFQQAEIITRLQLRLKLYQANQALLQKNQELEEQIQKTERAQAALMQSEINFTVAFNQSPDPIFIYGCSSGCIMDVNQQFCRFFGLNKQDLVGISRQQFYFWADEQQRQSFLRDLLLWQKDSQLKFKNREVEVYDHEKQIRTMLLSGEPIEFNQVDCLLFVMRDITERRKAEKQLKILSQACEQSPASIVITDVEGNITYVNPKFEEISGYSMEEVLGCNPRILKSGDKTKDDYEFMWHTLAAGRNWHGEFHNRRKNGELYWERASISAICDQQGIITHYVAVKEDITKEKQQTAALFHQAHYDHLTGLPNRILAKDRLQQAIESALRHKHLVGLMFLDLDNFKKVNDTLGHDGGDQLLVEVSERLQRALRQTDTVARLGGDEFLIILDQVSHSRKLMAIAQRLLGVMRQPVNLQGTEFFVHGSIGITVFPDDGLQANVLLRNADTAMYAAKVAGRNMFRFFTPHMNQAAQKRMAMESELRQALSSQEFKIFYQPIVNLESGKIVGAEALMRWHNQHLGLVPPDQFIPMAEEVGLIVELGEWLLDHVCRQVAHWHVLLDDEFFWLSVNVSPRQLKDSYFTTILREFLQRYQVRPEWLELEITENLILEENSDLLKNLSDLEQENIALSLDDFGTGYSSLNYLRKFNFNSLKIDRCFVELLPQDNNTGGLVRAIIAMAHHLGLKVIAEGIETSAQWNFLRAEGCDYGQGYLFSPAIAVEEWESLWQKQPFSP
- a CDS encoding YcjF family protein, whose product is MVQPALEMGFKTFLKKPFVVGGISLSVLLWFWSASHPAQQPWQQWELWILSGLGLVIWRWRRRPNTILQRWQPLTPEMLQGAIAHGEKLLARRQAQAPDLNLEDLAQKLKALQQLEPQPQVLNGIVLGEKRSGKTSLLNLLPSQLAQDKGQGSLTLNWQVVAAETPPETMAELMTEAHWVLVLTTGDLTGAQWQVLEFLQAHHHHWQLLFNKQDIYADGDRQTLWDQLQHQVNQLENPHPVIPISTAPQPIQIRRCLADGEWETDQQVPEPNLGDLVTQLQQRATEHWESLVLGLQWRRCQSIERQAEERWRENRRALALPLVEQAQWLAAGTALVNPVANLDLLTAIAINGQLVWDLGELYHQKVSLSQAQTVAKEMGEILIKLGMVELSTQALGALLKSQPLTYLAGGALQGLSAAYLTRIAGLSLITFLESQSPDLSEPQWDWQKLSAVVKQTFEQNQRRAVLQGFFHHARQQLNPVSPASV
- a CDS encoding ABC transporter ATP-binding protein, translated to MIEVEHLSKVYGSTTAIQDVDFSVQKGEILGFLGPNGAGKTTTMRILAGYIPATTGTVRVAGFDVHEQSLAVRKRIGYLPENPPLYGDMTVESFLRFVASIKGVTPGDRRQRVDWAIERCQLTEKRKVLIRKLSKGFKQRVGIAQAIVHDPAVIILDEPTVGLDPKQIIEVRNLIKSLAQDHTIILSTHILPEVSMTCDRVTIINQGRVVATNTPDNLLADLRGNLSYQLEVAGAEGTAIAACLGSLAGVGEVQTKIHPQQQERWQVLVRSDRPEELGQQLAQAIVGQGWHLYEMQRLRPTLEDVFLNLITNEGIEEAEEQREFSPGNGDNGGAQA
- a CDS encoding transketolase, with the translated sequence MTVAAHPAFCQGIRFFGENLPDFDRYGQETAIASGEKAIGSASDPQAVYQTLLAADALRYLTLQTTASKESGHPGGFASIAEAIASLVMLGYKNTVTEVGHHAPGFYSTMFLDRSLEAMGINNVQDLGDRFREMHGLLGHLSGQIPGLLAPAGPLGQGQHFAMAGAKLHPGVLFPVTIGDGGLGEPYIMSSFGHFHTAYPQVTNFLPILVWNGFSQEHHSMVSTQSNEAMVNYWQGNGFKNVILINAKDFDDSNQDGDFVDSTKFSFKQRLAFTQAVLEATDKAAKAALGGTLTVLIVKQLKGAGVHKSGAKSHNLYPGDSLDKDYIVSALQERALSPEAWQLVRTNFERSHGGPAAETVVTESVLPLADLGTLPLKEFSLDDKQVATTAMGELVVHVGKQDTNFVVTNADGNAASGINNINVGLKIVHPTVDEDYFQQPNGQVYEPLSEDACAGLAAAQALFGGRTLWCSYESFAINGLPIWQTVTQAMAELRRPTPSTITLFTAGALEQGRNGWTHQRPEIENYFAAMMRNGNIFPLFPCDANGIQVCYDWALTTSNKGIPITASKSPLPIRTTFAQNREGLEKGGIVMHSSTGSKTIVFAVIGDMTLIPVLEAASQLESEGYGVKVISVINPRRLYRPTDVQWQDCSEADGGFLSDAEFAAMFGGDALIGVTGGSGAMLEPVLLRSACPRDLFAWKRGETTASAGQLMGYNGLTAQAFGDRAKALLG
- a CDS encoding site-2 protease family protein, producing the protein MLSLSVGGQFMNNNIRVGSLFGIPFYVNPSWFLILGLVTLSYGQDLARFPQLSGGTPWILGLITALLLFASVVAHELGHSLVAIAQGIEVKSITLFLFGGLASLEKESNTPWQAFAVAIAGPAVSLLLFLALTIVGTQIPLPVPGQAIIGLLGMINLALALFNLIPGLPLDGGNVLKSIVWQITGNQNKGILVASRVGQGFGWLAIAIGSLGILNILPIGSFWTILIGWFLLQNAGSSARNAQVKDQMEAFTAEDAVIPNSPIIPAGLNIREFANDYVIGKTPWRRFLIIGADNQLLGVLATEDIKHVPTSDWPHVTVESLMQYPQQMVTVNANQSLFEVAQLLDQQKLSELLVVQPSGEVVGLLEKASIIKCLQTSAA